In Devosia chinhatensis, the following are encoded in one genomic region:
- a CDS encoding NlpC/P60 family protein: MSGQEVVSAARLWLGTPYRHRASTLGAGCDCLGLLRGVWRMLYGSEPVAVPAYRADWRDPEHDGALERAAATFLRAETGPPTAGQVVLFRLGGQARARHCGILLGPERFIHAQEHLGVVEANLTTGWAKRMSGRYRFPD, translated from the coding sequence ATGAGCGGGCAAGAGGTGGTCAGCGCGGCCCGACTTTGGCTGGGAACGCCCTATCGGCATCGCGCCTCCACGCTCGGGGCGGGCTGCGATTGCCTGGGCCTGCTGCGCGGTGTCTGGCGCATGCTCTATGGAAGCGAGCCCGTGGCCGTGCCGGCCTATCGAGCCGATTGGCGCGATCCCGAACATGACGGGGCGCTGGAGCGCGCGGCGGCTACCTTCCTGCGTGCCGAGACCGGTCCGCCCACCGCCGGGCAAGTGGTTCTGTTCCGGCTCGGCGGTCAGGCCCGGGCGCGGCATTGCGGCATCCTGCTCGGCCCCGAACGGTTCATCCATGCGCAGGAACATCTGGGCGTGGTCGAGGCCAATCTGACGACCGGCTGGGCAAAGCGGATGAGCGGGCGCTACCGCTTTCCCGATTAG